Proteins from a genomic interval of Macaca mulatta isolate MMU2019108-1 chromosome 18, T2T-MMU8v2.0, whole genome shotgun sequence:
- the MBD1 gene encoding methyl-CpG-binding domain protein 1 isoform X12 has translation MAEDWLDCPALGPGWKRREVFRKSGATCGRSDTYYQSPTGDRIRSKVELTRYLGPACDLTLFDFKQGILCYPAPKAHPVAVASKKRKKPSKPAKTRKRQVGPQSGEVRKEAPRDETKADTDTAPASFPAPGCCENCGISFSGDGTQRQRLKTLCKDCRAQRIAFNREQRMFKRVGCGECAACQVTEDCGACSTCLLQLPHDVASGLFCKCERRRCLRIVERSRGCGVCRGCQTQEDCGRCPICLRPPRPGLRRQWKCVQRRCLRGKHARRKGGCDSKMAARRRPGAQPLPPPSPSQSPEPTEPHPRALAPSPPAEFIYYCVDEDELPYTNRRQNRKCGACAACLRRMDCGRCDFCCDKPKFGGSNQKRQKCRWRQCLQFAMKRLLPSVWSESEDGAGSPPPYHRRKRPSSARRHHLGPTLKPTLATRTAQPDHTQAPTKQEAGGGFVLPPPGTDLVFLREGASSPVQVPGPVAASTEALLQEAQCSGLSWVVALPQVKQEKADTQDEWTPGTAVLTSPVLVPGCPSKAVDPGLPSVKQEPPDPEEDKEENKDDSASKLAPEEEAGGAGTPVITEIFSLGGTRFRDTAVWLPRSKDLKKPGARKQ, from the exons ATGGCTGAGGACTGGCTGGACTGCCCggccctgggccctggctggAAGCGCCGTGAAGTCTTTCGCAAGTCAGGGGCCACCTGTGGACGCTCAGACACCTATTACCAGAG CCCCACAGGAGACAGGATCCGAAGCAAAGTTGAGCTGACTCGATACCTGGGCCCTGCGTGTGATCTCACCCTCTTCGACTTCAAACAAGGCATCTTGTGCTATCCAGCCCCCAAG GCCCATCCTGTGGCTGTTGCCAGCAAGAAGCGAAAGAAGCCTTCAAAGCCAGCCAAGACTCGGAAACGTCAGGTTGGACCCCAGAGTGGTGAGGTCAGGAAGGAGGCCCCAAGGGACGAGACCAAGGCTGACACTGACACAGCCCCAGCTTCATTCCCTGCTCCTGG ATGCTGTGAGAACTGTGGAATCAGCTTCTCAGGGGATGGCACCCAAAGGCAGCGGCTCAAAACATTGTGCAAAGACTGTCGAG CACAGAGAATTGCCTTCAACCGAGAACAGAGAATGTTTAAG CGTGTGGGCTGTGGGGAGTGTGCAGCCTGCCAGGTAACAGAAGACTGTGGGGCCTGCTCCACGTGCCTCCTGCAGCTGCCCCATGATGTGGCATCGGGGCTGTTCTGCAAGTGTGAACGGAGACGCTGCCTCCGGATTGTGGAAAGG AGCCGAGGGTGTGGAGTATGCCGGGGCTGTCAGACCCAAGAGGACTGTGGCCGTTGTCCCATCTGCCTTCGCCCTCCCCGCCCTGGTCTCAGGCGCCAGTGGAAATGTGTCCAGCGACGTTGCCTACGG GGTAAACATGCCCGCCGCAAGGGAGGCTGTGACTCCAAGATGGCTGCCAGGAGGCGCCCCGGAGCCCAGCCACTGCCTCCACCTTCCCCATCACAGTCCCCAGAGCCCACAGAGCCG CACCCCAGAGCCCTGGCCCCCTCGCCACCTGCCGAATTCATCTATTACTGTGTAGACGAGGACGAGCTA CCCTACACGAACCGCCGGCAGAACCGCAAGTGCGGGGCCTGTGCAGCCTGCCTACGGCGGATGGACTGTGGCCGCTGCGACTTCTGCTGCGACAAGCCCAAATTCGGGGGCAGCAACCAGAAGCGCCAGAAGTGTCGTTGGCGCCAATGCCTGCAGTTTGCCATG AAGCGGCTGCTGCCCAGTGTCTGGTCAGAGTCTGAGGATGGGGCAGGATCGCCCCCACCTTACCATCGTCGAAAGAGGCCCAGCTCTGCCCGACGTCACCATCTTGGGCCTACCTTGAAGCCCACCTTGGCTACACGCACAGCCCAACCAGACCATACCCAGGCTCCAACGAAGCAGGAAGCAGGTGGTGGCTTTGTGCTGCCTCCGCCTGGCACTGACCTTGTGTTTTTACGGGAGGGCGCAAGCAGTCCTGTGCAGGTGCCAGGCCCTGTTGCAGCTTCCACAGAAGCCCTGTTGCAG GAGGCCCAGTGCTCTGGCCTGAGTTGGGTTGTGGCCTTACCCCAGGTGAAGCAAGAGAAGGCGGATACCCAGGACGAGTGGACACCAGGCACAGCTGTCCTGACTTCTCCCGTATTGGTGCCTGGCTGCCCTAGCAAG GCAGTAGACCCAGGCCTGCCATCTGTGAAGCAAGAGCCACCTGACCCTGAGGAGGACAAGGAGGAGAACAAGGATGACTCTGCCTCCAAATTGGCCCCAGAAGAAGAGGCAGGAGGGGCTGGCACACCCGTG ATCACGGAGATTTTCAGCCTGGGTGGAACCCGCTTCCGAGATACAGCGGTCTGGTTGCCAAG GTCCAAAGACCTTAAAAAACCTGGAGCTAGAAAGCAGTAG
- the MBD1 gene encoding methyl-CpG-binding domain protein 1 isoform X29, with the protein MAEDWLDCPALGPGWKRREVFRKSGATCGRSDTYYQSPTGDRIRSKVELTRYLGPACDLTLFDFKQGILCYPAPKAHPVAVASKKRKKPSKPAKTRKRQVGPQSGEVRKEAPRDETKADTDTAPASFPAPGCCENCGISFSGDGTQRQRLKTLCKDCRAQRIAFNREQRMFKRVGCGECAACQVTEDCGACSTCLLQLPHDVASGLFCKCERRRCLRIVERSRGCGVCRGCQTQEDCGRCPICLRPPRPGLRRQWKCVQRRCLRGKHARRKGGCDSKMAARRRPGAQPLPPPSPSQSPEPTEPHPRALAPSPPAEFIYYCVDEDELKRLLPSVWSESEDGAGSPPPYHRRKRPSSARRHHLGPTLKPTLATRTAQPDHTQAPTKQEAGGGFVLPPPGTDLVFLREGASSPVQVPGPVAASTEALLQVKQEKADTQDEWTPGTAVLTSPVLVPGCPSKAVDPGLPSVKQEPPDPEEDKEENKDDSASKLAPEEEAGGAGTPVITEIFSLGGTRFRDTAVWLPRSKDLKKPGARKQ; encoded by the exons ATGGCTGAGGACTGGCTGGACTGCCCggccctgggccctggctggAAGCGCCGTGAAGTCTTTCGCAAGTCAGGGGCCACCTGTGGACGCTCAGACACCTATTACCAGAG CCCCACAGGAGACAGGATCCGAAGCAAAGTTGAGCTGACTCGATACCTGGGCCCTGCGTGTGATCTCACCCTCTTCGACTTCAAACAAGGCATCTTGTGCTATCCAGCCCCCAAG GCCCATCCTGTGGCTGTTGCCAGCAAGAAGCGAAAGAAGCCTTCAAAGCCAGCCAAGACTCGGAAACGTCAGGTTGGACCCCAGAGTGGTGAGGTCAGGAAGGAGGCCCCAAGGGACGAGACCAAGGCTGACACTGACACAGCCCCAGCTTCATTCCCTGCTCCTGG ATGCTGTGAGAACTGTGGAATCAGCTTCTCAGGGGATGGCACCCAAAGGCAGCGGCTCAAAACATTGTGCAAAGACTGTCGAG CACAGAGAATTGCCTTCAACCGAGAACAGAGAATGTTTAAG CGTGTGGGCTGTGGGGAGTGTGCAGCCTGCCAGGTAACAGAAGACTGTGGGGCCTGCTCCACGTGCCTCCTGCAGCTGCCCCATGATGTGGCATCGGGGCTGTTCTGCAAGTGTGAACGGAGACGCTGCCTCCGGATTGTGGAAAGG AGCCGAGGGTGTGGAGTATGCCGGGGCTGTCAGACCCAAGAGGACTGTGGCCGTTGTCCCATCTGCCTTCGCCCTCCCCGCCCTGGTCTCAGGCGCCAGTGGAAATGTGTCCAGCGACGTTGCCTACGG GGTAAACATGCCCGCCGCAAGGGAGGCTGTGACTCCAAGATGGCTGCCAGGAGGCGCCCCGGAGCCCAGCCACTGCCTCCACCTTCCCCATCACAGTCCCCAGAGCCCACAGAGCCG CACCCCAGAGCCCTGGCCCCCTCGCCACCTGCCGAATTCATCTATTACTGTGTAGACGAGGACGAGCTA AAGCGGCTGCTGCCCAGTGTCTGGTCAGAGTCTGAGGATGGGGCAGGATCGCCCCCACCTTACCATCGTCGAAAGAGGCCCAGCTCTGCCCGACGTCACCATCTTGGGCCTACCTTGAAGCCCACCTTGGCTACACGCACAGCCCAACCAGACCATACCCAGGCTCCAACGAAGCAGGAAGCAGGTGGTGGCTTTGTGCTGCCTCCGCCTGGCACTGACCTTGTGTTTTTACGGGAGGGCGCAAGCAGTCCTGTGCAGGTGCCAGGCCCTGTTGCAGCTTCCACAGAAGCCCTGTTGCAG GTGAAGCAAGAGAAGGCGGATACCCAGGACGAGTGGACACCAGGCACAGCTGTCCTGACTTCTCCCGTATTGGTGCCTGGCTGCCCTAGCAAG GCAGTAGACCCAGGCCTGCCATCTGTGAAGCAAGAGCCACCTGACCCTGAGGAGGACAAGGAGGAGAACAAGGATGACTCTGCCTCCAAATTGGCCCCAGAAGAAGAGGCAGGAGGGGCTGGCACACCCGTG ATCACGGAGATTTTCAGCCTGGGTGGAACCCGCTTCCGAGATACAGCGGTCTGGTTGCCAAG GTCCAAAGACCTTAAAAAACCTGGAGCTAGAAAGCAGTAG
- the MBD1 gene encoding methyl-CpG-binding domain protein 1 isoform X32: MAEDWLDCPALGPGWKRREVFRKSGATCGRSDTYYQSPTGDRIRSKVELTRYLGPACDLTLFDFKQGILCYPAPKAHPVAVASKKRKKPSKPAKTRKRQVGPQSGEVRKEAPRDETKADTDTAPASFPAPGCCENCGISFSGDGTQRQRLKTLCKDCRAQRIAFNREQRMFKRVGCGECAACQVTEDCGACSTCLLQLPHDVASGLFCKCERRRCLRIVERSRGCGVCRGCQTQEDCGRCPICLRPPRPGLRRQWKCVQRRCLRGKHARRKGGCDSKMAARRRPGAQPLPPPSPSQSPEPTEPKRLLPSVWSESEDGAGSPPPYHRRKRPSSARRHHLGPTLKPTLATRTAQPDHTQAPTKQEAGGGFVLPPPGTDLVFLREGASSPVQVPGPVAASTEALLQAVDPGLPSVKQEPPDPEEDKEENKDDSASKLAPEEEAGGAGTPVITEIFSLGGTRFRDTAVWLPRAGTREGKMDVKCGRPRTQWSPRARAGTHEDGLEPMSVSHHLQLR, from the exons ATGGCTGAGGACTGGCTGGACTGCCCggccctgggccctggctggAAGCGCCGTGAAGTCTTTCGCAAGTCAGGGGCCACCTGTGGACGCTCAGACACCTATTACCAGAG CCCCACAGGAGACAGGATCCGAAGCAAAGTTGAGCTGACTCGATACCTGGGCCCTGCGTGTGATCTCACCCTCTTCGACTTCAAACAAGGCATCTTGTGCTATCCAGCCCCCAAG GCCCATCCTGTGGCTGTTGCCAGCAAGAAGCGAAAGAAGCCTTCAAAGCCAGCCAAGACTCGGAAACGTCAGGTTGGACCCCAGAGTGGTGAGGTCAGGAAGGAGGCCCCAAGGGACGAGACCAAGGCTGACACTGACACAGCCCCAGCTTCATTCCCTGCTCCTGG ATGCTGTGAGAACTGTGGAATCAGCTTCTCAGGGGATGGCACCCAAAGGCAGCGGCTCAAAACATTGTGCAAAGACTGTCGAG CACAGAGAATTGCCTTCAACCGAGAACAGAGAATGTTTAAG CGTGTGGGCTGTGGGGAGTGTGCAGCCTGCCAGGTAACAGAAGACTGTGGGGCCTGCTCCACGTGCCTCCTGCAGCTGCCCCATGATGTGGCATCGGGGCTGTTCTGCAAGTGTGAACGGAGACGCTGCCTCCGGATTGTGGAAAGG AGCCGAGGGTGTGGAGTATGCCGGGGCTGTCAGACCCAAGAGGACTGTGGCCGTTGTCCCATCTGCCTTCGCCCTCCCCGCCCTGGTCTCAGGCGCCAGTGGAAATGTGTCCAGCGACGTTGCCTACGG GGTAAACATGCCCGCCGCAAGGGAGGCTGTGACTCCAAGATGGCTGCCAGGAGGCGCCCCGGAGCCCAGCCACTGCCTCCACCTTCCCCATCACAGTCCCCAGAGCCCACAGAGCCG AAGCGGCTGCTGCCCAGTGTCTGGTCAGAGTCTGAGGATGGGGCAGGATCGCCCCCACCTTACCATCGTCGAAAGAGGCCCAGCTCTGCCCGACGTCACCATCTTGGGCCTACCTTGAAGCCCACCTTGGCTACACGCACAGCCCAACCAGACCATACCCAGGCTCCAACGAAGCAGGAAGCAGGTGGTGGCTTTGTGCTGCCTCCGCCTGGCACTGACCTTGTGTTTTTACGGGAGGGCGCAAGCAGTCCTGTGCAGGTGCCAGGCCCTGTTGCAGCTTCCACAGAAGCCCTGTTGCAG GCAGTAGACCCAGGCCTGCCATCTGTGAAGCAAGAGCCACCTGACCCTGAGGAGGACAAGGAGGAGAACAAGGATGACTCTGCCTCCAAATTGGCCCCAGAAGAAGAGGCAGGAGGGGCTGGCACACCCGTG ATCACGGAGATTTTCAGCCTGGGTGGAACCCGCTTCCGAGATACAGCGGTCTGGTTGCCAAG GGCAGGCACTCGGGAAGGGAAGATGGATGTAAAGTGTGGGAGACCGAGGACACAGTGGAGCCCACGAGCACGAGCTGGAACCCACGAGGATGGCCTGGAACCCATGTCAGtctctcaccacctccagctTCGATGA
- the MBD1 gene encoding methyl-CpG-binding domain protein 1 isoform X35 codes for MAEDWLDCPALGPGWKRREVFRKSGATCGRSDTYYQSPTGDRIRSKVELTRYLGPACDLTLFDFKQGILCYPAPKAHPVAVASKKRKKPSKPAKTRKRQVGPQSGEVRKEAPRDETKADTDTAPASFPAPGCCENCGISFSGDGTQRQRLKTLCKDCRAQRIAFNREQRMFKRVGCGECAACQVTEDCGACSTCLLQLPHDVASGLFCKCERRRCLRIVERSRGCGVCRGCQTQEDCGRCPICLRPPRPGLRRQWKCVQRRCLRGKHARRKGGCDSKMAARRRPGAQPLPPPSPSQSPEPTEPKRLLPSVWSESEDGAGSPPPYHRRKRPSSARRHHLGPTLKPTLATRTAQPDHTQAPTKQEAGGGFVLPPPGTDLVFLREGASSPVQVPGPVAASTEALLQAVDPGLPSVKQEPPDPEEDKEENKDDSASKLAPEEEAGGAGTPVITEIFSLGGTRFRDTAVWLPRSKDLKKPGARKQ; via the exons ATGGCTGAGGACTGGCTGGACTGCCCggccctgggccctggctggAAGCGCCGTGAAGTCTTTCGCAAGTCAGGGGCCACCTGTGGACGCTCAGACACCTATTACCAGAG CCCCACAGGAGACAGGATCCGAAGCAAAGTTGAGCTGACTCGATACCTGGGCCCTGCGTGTGATCTCACCCTCTTCGACTTCAAACAAGGCATCTTGTGCTATCCAGCCCCCAAG GCCCATCCTGTGGCTGTTGCCAGCAAGAAGCGAAAGAAGCCTTCAAAGCCAGCCAAGACTCGGAAACGTCAGGTTGGACCCCAGAGTGGTGAGGTCAGGAAGGAGGCCCCAAGGGACGAGACCAAGGCTGACACTGACACAGCCCCAGCTTCATTCCCTGCTCCTGG ATGCTGTGAGAACTGTGGAATCAGCTTCTCAGGGGATGGCACCCAAAGGCAGCGGCTCAAAACATTGTGCAAAGACTGTCGAG CACAGAGAATTGCCTTCAACCGAGAACAGAGAATGTTTAAG CGTGTGGGCTGTGGGGAGTGTGCAGCCTGCCAGGTAACAGAAGACTGTGGGGCCTGCTCCACGTGCCTCCTGCAGCTGCCCCATGATGTGGCATCGGGGCTGTTCTGCAAGTGTGAACGGAGACGCTGCCTCCGGATTGTGGAAAGG AGCCGAGGGTGTGGAGTATGCCGGGGCTGTCAGACCCAAGAGGACTGTGGCCGTTGTCCCATCTGCCTTCGCCCTCCCCGCCCTGGTCTCAGGCGCCAGTGGAAATGTGTCCAGCGACGTTGCCTACGG GGTAAACATGCCCGCCGCAAGGGAGGCTGTGACTCCAAGATGGCTGCCAGGAGGCGCCCCGGAGCCCAGCCACTGCCTCCACCTTCCCCATCACAGTCCCCAGAGCCCACAGAGCCG AAGCGGCTGCTGCCCAGTGTCTGGTCAGAGTCTGAGGATGGGGCAGGATCGCCCCCACCTTACCATCGTCGAAAGAGGCCCAGCTCTGCCCGACGTCACCATCTTGGGCCTACCTTGAAGCCCACCTTGGCTACACGCACAGCCCAACCAGACCATACCCAGGCTCCAACGAAGCAGGAAGCAGGTGGTGGCTTTGTGCTGCCTCCGCCTGGCACTGACCTTGTGTTTTTACGGGAGGGCGCAAGCAGTCCTGTGCAGGTGCCAGGCCCTGTTGCAGCTTCCACAGAAGCCCTGTTGCAG GCAGTAGACCCAGGCCTGCCATCTGTGAAGCAAGAGCCACCTGACCCTGAGGAGGACAAGGAGGAGAACAAGGATGACTCTGCCTCCAAATTGGCCCCAGAAGAAGAGGCAGGAGGGGCTGGCACACCCGTG ATCACGGAGATTTTCAGCCTGGGTGGAACCCGCTTCCGAGATACAGCGGTCTGGTTGCCAAG GTCCAAAGACCTTAAAAAACCTGGAGCTAGAAAGCAGTAG
- the MBD1 gene encoding methyl-CpG-binding domain protein 1 isoform X19, with product MAEDWLDCPALGPGWKRREVFRKSGATCGRSDTYYQSPTGDRIRSKVELTRYLGPACDLTLFDFKQGILCYPAPKAHPVAVASKKRKKPSKPAKTRKRQVGPQSGEVRKEAPRDETKADTDTAPASFPAPGCCENCGISFSGDGTQRQRLKTLCKDCRAQRIAFNREQRMFKRVGCGECAACQVTEDCGACSTCLLQLPHDVASGLFCKCERRRCLRIVERSRGCGVCRGCQTQEDCGRCPICLRPPRPGLRRQWKCVQRRCLRGKHARRKGGCDSKMAARRRPGAQPLPPPSPSQSPEPTEPHPRALAPSPPAEFIYYCVDEDELKRLLPSVWSESEDGAGSPPPYHRRKRPSSARRHHLGPTLKPTLATRTAQPDHTQAPTKQEAGGGFVLPPPGTDLVFLREGASSPVQVPGPVAASTEALLQEAQCSGLSWVVALPQVKQEKADTQDEWTPGTAVLTSPVLVPGCPSKAVDPGLPSVKQEPPDPEEDKEENKDDSASKLAPEEEAGGAGTPVITEIFSLGGTRFRDTAVWLPRAGTREGKMDVKCGRPRTQWSPRARAGTHEDGLEPMSVSHHLQLR from the exons ATGGCTGAGGACTGGCTGGACTGCCCggccctgggccctggctggAAGCGCCGTGAAGTCTTTCGCAAGTCAGGGGCCACCTGTGGACGCTCAGACACCTATTACCAGAG CCCCACAGGAGACAGGATCCGAAGCAAAGTTGAGCTGACTCGATACCTGGGCCCTGCGTGTGATCTCACCCTCTTCGACTTCAAACAAGGCATCTTGTGCTATCCAGCCCCCAAG GCCCATCCTGTGGCTGTTGCCAGCAAGAAGCGAAAGAAGCCTTCAAAGCCAGCCAAGACTCGGAAACGTCAGGTTGGACCCCAGAGTGGTGAGGTCAGGAAGGAGGCCCCAAGGGACGAGACCAAGGCTGACACTGACACAGCCCCAGCTTCATTCCCTGCTCCTGG ATGCTGTGAGAACTGTGGAATCAGCTTCTCAGGGGATGGCACCCAAAGGCAGCGGCTCAAAACATTGTGCAAAGACTGTCGAG CACAGAGAATTGCCTTCAACCGAGAACAGAGAATGTTTAAG CGTGTGGGCTGTGGGGAGTGTGCAGCCTGCCAGGTAACAGAAGACTGTGGGGCCTGCTCCACGTGCCTCCTGCAGCTGCCCCATGATGTGGCATCGGGGCTGTTCTGCAAGTGTGAACGGAGACGCTGCCTCCGGATTGTGGAAAGG AGCCGAGGGTGTGGAGTATGCCGGGGCTGTCAGACCCAAGAGGACTGTGGCCGTTGTCCCATCTGCCTTCGCCCTCCCCGCCCTGGTCTCAGGCGCCAGTGGAAATGTGTCCAGCGACGTTGCCTACGG GGTAAACATGCCCGCCGCAAGGGAGGCTGTGACTCCAAGATGGCTGCCAGGAGGCGCCCCGGAGCCCAGCCACTGCCTCCACCTTCCCCATCACAGTCCCCAGAGCCCACAGAGCCG CACCCCAGAGCCCTGGCCCCCTCGCCACCTGCCGAATTCATCTATTACTGTGTAGACGAGGACGAGCTA AAGCGGCTGCTGCCCAGTGTCTGGTCAGAGTCTGAGGATGGGGCAGGATCGCCCCCACCTTACCATCGTCGAAAGAGGCCCAGCTCTGCCCGACGTCACCATCTTGGGCCTACCTTGAAGCCCACCTTGGCTACACGCACAGCCCAACCAGACCATACCCAGGCTCCAACGAAGCAGGAAGCAGGTGGTGGCTTTGTGCTGCCTCCGCCTGGCACTGACCTTGTGTTTTTACGGGAGGGCGCAAGCAGTCCTGTGCAGGTGCCAGGCCCTGTTGCAGCTTCCACAGAAGCCCTGTTGCAG GAGGCCCAGTGCTCTGGCCTGAGTTGGGTTGTGGCCTTACCCCAGGTGAAGCAAGAGAAGGCGGATACCCAGGACGAGTGGACACCAGGCACAGCTGTCCTGACTTCTCCCGTATTGGTGCCTGGCTGCCCTAGCAAG GCAGTAGACCCAGGCCTGCCATCTGTGAAGCAAGAGCCACCTGACCCTGAGGAGGACAAGGAGGAGAACAAGGATGACTCTGCCTCCAAATTGGCCCCAGAAGAAGAGGCAGGAGGGGCTGGCACACCCGTG ATCACGGAGATTTTCAGCCTGGGTGGAACCCGCTTCCGAGATACAGCGGTCTGGTTGCCAAG GGCAGGCACTCGGGAAGGGAAGATGGATGTAAAGTGTGGGAGACCGAGGACACAGTGGAGCCCACGAGCACGAGCTGGAACCCACGAGGATGGCCTGGAACCCATGTCAGtctctcaccacctccagctTCGATGA
- the MBD1 gene encoding methyl-CpG-binding domain protein 1 isoform X7 — MAEDWLDCPALGPGWKRREVFRKSGATCGRSDTYYQSPTGDRIRSKVELTRYLGPACDLTLFDFKQGILCYPAPKAHPVAVASKKRKKPSKPAKTRKRQVGPQSGEVRKEAPRDETKADTDTAPASFPAPGCCENCGISFSGDGTQRQRLKTLCKDCRAQRIAFNREQRMFKRVGCGECAACQVTEDCGACSTCLLQLPHDVASGLFCKCERRRCLRIVERSRGCGVCRGCQTQEDCGRCPICLRPPRPGLRRQWKCVQRRCLRGKHARRKGGCDSKMAARRRPGAQPLPPPSPSQSPEPTEPHPRALAPSPPAEFIYYCVDEDELQPYTNRRQNRKCGACAACLRRMDCGRCDFCCDKPKFGGSNQKRQKCRWRQCLQFAMKRLLPSVWSESEDGAGSPPPYHRRKRPSSARRHHLGPTLKPTLATRTAQPDHTQAPTKQEAGGGFVLPPPGTDLVFLREGASSPVQVPGPVAASTEALLQVKQEKADTQDEWTPGTAVLTSPVLVPGCPSKAVDPGLPSVKQEPPDPEEDKEENKDDSASKLAPEEEAGGAGTPVITEIFSLGGTRFRDTAVWLPRAGTREGKMDVKCGRPRTQWSPRARAGTHEDGLEPMSVSHHLQLR, encoded by the exons ATGGCTGAGGACTGGCTGGACTGCCCggccctgggccctggctggAAGCGCCGTGAAGTCTTTCGCAAGTCAGGGGCCACCTGTGGACGCTCAGACACCTATTACCAGAG CCCCACAGGAGACAGGATCCGAAGCAAAGTTGAGCTGACTCGATACCTGGGCCCTGCGTGTGATCTCACCCTCTTCGACTTCAAACAAGGCATCTTGTGCTATCCAGCCCCCAAG GCCCATCCTGTGGCTGTTGCCAGCAAGAAGCGAAAGAAGCCTTCAAAGCCAGCCAAGACTCGGAAACGTCAGGTTGGACCCCAGAGTGGTGAGGTCAGGAAGGAGGCCCCAAGGGACGAGACCAAGGCTGACACTGACACAGCCCCAGCTTCATTCCCTGCTCCTGG ATGCTGTGAGAACTGTGGAATCAGCTTCTCAGGGGATGGCACCCAAAGGCAGCGGCTCAAAACATTGTGCAAAGACTGTCGAG CACAGAGAATTGCCTTCAACCGAGAACAGAGAATGTTTAAG CGTGTGGGCTGTGGGGAGTGTGCAGCCTGCCAGGTAACAGAAGACTGTGGGGCCTGCTCCACGTGCCTCCTGCAGCTGCCCCATGATGTGGCATCGGGGCTGTTCTGCAAGTGTGAACGGAGACGCTGCCTCCGGATTGTGGAAAGG AGCCGAGGGTGTGGAGTATGCCGGGGCTGTCAGACCCAAGAGGACTGTGGCCGTTGTCCCATCTGCCTTCGCCCTCCCCGCCCTGGTCTCAGGCGCCAGTGGAAATGTGTCCAGCGACGTTGCCTACGG GGTAAACATGCCCGCCGCAAGGGAGGCTGTGACTCCAAGATGGCTGCCAGGAGGCGCCCCGGAGCCCAGCCACTGCCTCCACCTTCCCCATCACAGTCCCCAGAGCCCACAGAGCCG CACCCCAGAGCCCTGGCCCCCTCGCCACCTGCCGAATTCATCTATTACTGTGTAGACGAGGACGAGCTA CAGCCCTACACGAACCGCCGGCAGAACCGCAAGTGCGGGGCCTGTGCAGCCTGCCTACGGCGGATGGACTGTGGCCGCTGCGACTTCTGCTGCGACAAGCCCAAATTCGGGGGCAGCAACCAGAAGCGCCAGAAGTGTCGTTGGCGCCAATGCCTGCAGTTTGCCATG AAGCGGCTGCTGCCCAGTGTCTGGTCAGAGTCTGAGGATGGGGCAGGATCGCCCCCACCTTACCATCGTCGAAAGAGGCCCAGCTCTGCCCGACGTCACCATCTTGGGCCTACCTTGAAGCCCACCTTGGCTACACGCACAGCCCAACCAGACCATACCCAGGCTCCAACGAAGCAGGAAGCAGGTGGTGGCTTTGTGCTGCCTCCGCCTGGCACTGACCTTGTGTTTTTACGGGAGGGCGCAAGCAGTCCTGTGCAGGTGCCAGGCCCTGTTGCAGCTTCCACAGAAGCCCTGTTGCAG GTGAAGCAAGAGAAGGCGGATACCCAGGACGAGTGGACACCAGGCACAGCTGTCCTGACTTCTCCCGTATTGGTGCCTGGCTGCCCTAGCAAG GCAGTAGACCCAGGCCTGCCATCTGTGAAGCAAGAGCCACCTGACCCTGAGGAGGACAAGGAGGAGAACAAGGATGACTCTGCCTCCAAATTGGCCCCAGAAGAAGAGGCAGGAGGGGCTGGCACACCCGTG ATCACGGAGATTTTCAGCCTGGGTGGAACCCGCTTCCGAGATACAGCGGTCTGGTTGCCAAG GGCAGGCACTCGGGAAGGGAAGATGGATGTAAAGTGTGGGAGACCGAGGACACAGTGGAGCCCACGAGCACGAGCTGGAACCCACGAGGATGGCCTGGAACCCATGTCAGtctctcaccacctccagctTCGATGA